A genomic stretch from Larus michahellis chromosome 7, bLarMic1.1, whole genome shotgun sequence includes:
- the NDUFB3 gene encoding NADH dehydrogenase [ubiquinone] 1 beta subcomplex subunit 3 encodes MGHGNEHGHGHGHGKMELPDYRQWKVEGTPLEKVQEMLAKRGLRDPWARNEAWRYMGGFAKPVTLTEVFTRGLKWGFAAFVIALGIEYTLFPPKKSGGHH; translated from the exons ATGGGGCATGGAAATGAAcatggccatggccatggccatggcAAAATGGAACTTCCTGACTACAGACAATGGAAGGTAGAGGGTACGCCACTAGAGAAGGTCCAGGAAATGCTAGCTAAACGGGGTCTTAGGGATCCGTGGGCTCG tAATGAAGCCTGGAGATATATGGGTGGCTTTGCAAAACCTGTCACCTTAACAGAAGTCTTTACTAGGGGACTCAAGTGGGGATTTGCAGCTTTCGTCATAGCTCTTGGCATTGAATATACACTGTTTCCTCCAAAGAAGAGTGGAGGCCATCACTGA